The Streptomyces lienomycini sequence CGCTGATCGACGACGGCAGCGGCGCCCCGGCCGCCGAGCAGGCCCCGCAGGCCGAGCAGGCCGCCGAGCCCGCTCCCGAGCCCGCCGCCGCCGCCCCGTCCACCGAGCAGGCCGCCCCGGCGCCCGCTCCCACCGCCGACGCCGCCGCCGGTGGCTCCGCGGAGGGCACGGACGTGGTCCTGCCCGCGCTCGGCGAGTCCGTCACCGAGGGCACCGTCACCCGCTGGCTGAAGTCGGTCGGTGACAGCGTCGAGGAGGACGAGCCGCTGCTCGAGGTGTCGACGGACAAGGTCGACACCGAGATCCCGGCGCCCGCGTCCGGCACGCTGCTGGAGATCGTGGTCGGCGAGGACGAGACCGCCGAGGTCGGCGCGAAGCTCGCCGTCATCGGTGCGGCGGGTGCCGCTCCGGCGGCTGCCCCGGCCCCGGCGGCTCCGGCCGCCCCGGCCCAGCCCGAGCCCACCCCGGCTCCGGCTCCGGCCGCTCCGGCTCCCGCGCAGGCCGCCCCGGCTCCGGCCGCTCCTGCCCCGCAGGCGCCGCCGGCTCCCGCCCCGCAGCCCGCCGCCCCGGCGCCCGCGCCGGCCCCGGCCGCCGCTCCGGCCGCCGCGCAGCCGGTGGACGACGGCGCGTACGTCACCCCGCTGGTGCGCAAGCTCGCCGCCGAGAACGGCGTGGACCTGTCCACCGTCAAGGGCACCGGCGTCGGCGGCCGCATCCGCAAGCAGGATGTCACCGCCGCCGCCGAGGCCGCGAAGGCCGCCGCCCCGGCTCCGGCCGCCGCTGCCGCCGCCGCGCCCGCCGCGAAGAAGGCCCCCGTCCTGGAGGCCTCCCCGCTGCGTGGCCAGACCGTCAAGATGCCGCGCATCCGCAAGGTCATCGGCGACAACATGGTCAAGGCGCTGCACGAGCAGGCG is a genomic window containing:
- the sucB gene encoding 2-oxoglutarate dehydrogenase, E2 component, dihydrolipoamide succinyltransferase; the protein is MAVSVTLPALGESVTEGTVTRWLKAEGERVEADEPLLEVSTDKVDTEIPAPASGVLSSIKVAEDETVEVGAELALIDDGSGAPAAEQAPQAEQAAEPAPEPAAAAPSTEQAAPAPAPTADAAAGGSAEGTDVVLPALGESVTEGTVTRWLKSVGDSVEEDEPLLEVSTDKVDTEIPAPASGTLLEIVVGEDETAEVGAKLAVIGAAGAAPAAAPAPAAPAAPAQPEPTPAPAPAAPAPAQAAPAPAAPAPQAPPAPAPQPAAPAPAPAPAAAPAAAQPVDDGAYVTPLVRKLAAENGVDLSTVKGTGVGGRIRKQDVTAAAEAAKAAAPAPAAAAAAAPAAKKAPVLEASPLRGQTVKMPRIRKVIGDNMVKALHEQAQLSSVVEVDVTRLMKLRARAKDGFAAREGVKLSPMPFFVKAAAQALKAHAPVNAKINEAEGTITYFDTENIGIAVDSEKGLMTPVIKNAGDLNLAGIAKATADLAGKVRASRISPDELAGATFTISNTGSRGALFDTIIVPPGQVAILGIGATVKRPAVIETEEGTVIGVRDMTYLTLSYDHRLVDGADAARYLTSVKAILEAGEFEVELGL